One stretch of Roseimicrobium sp. ORNL1 DNA includes these proteins:
- a CDS encoding low temperature requirement protein A: MSSSEPTSPEPESLSHHRRRMGGRDRHEAHRVATPLELLFDLTFVIAFGLAASQFAHAMAEGHYGAGLLGFGFASFAISWAWINFSWFSSAYDTDDWIFRVVTMVQMIGVLVLAIGLPPMFASIEHGEHLDNSTMVLGYVIMRVAMVTQWLRAAKQDRSRRRACLTYATAISVAQIGWLVQVFLDFPVGVSVIFAVILAVIEMLGPYIAERRDGGTPWHAHHIAERYSCFAIIALGEGVVGSVATLSAVVEENGWTMDTALVGIAGTGLTFGMWWVYYMLPSAEILHTHRNRSFVWGYGLILVIASIVATGAGLHAAAYFIEHKAHIGPVATVFTVAIPVALFLGGIYALYFYLVRRIEPLHVWLLTGTLAVIGIAVVAASLGVGMATCLVIVMLAPVVTVVGYEVQGHRYQAEALAKQTGSAGH, translated from the coding sequence ATGAGCAGCAGCGAGCCGACCAGTCCTGAGCCTGAATCCCTGAGTCACCACCGGCGGCGGATGGGTGGGCGTGATCGACATGAGGCGCACCGGGTGGCGACTCCGCTGGAGCTTCTCTTTGACCTGACTTTCGTGATCGCGTTTGGCCTGGCCGCATCTCAGTTCGCTCATGCAATGGCTGAGGGGCACTACGGGGCCGGTTTGCTGGGATTTGGCTTTGCGAGCTTTGCCATCAGTTGGGCGTGGATCAATTTCTCGTGGTTCTCCTCGGCGTACGACACGGACGACTGGATTTTTCGCGTGGTGACCATGGTGCAGATGATTGGAGTGCTCGTGCTGGCGATTGGCCTGCCGCCCATGTTTGCCTCGATTGAGCACGGGGAGCATCTGGATAATTCAACCATGGTACTCGGCTATGTGATCATGCGTGTGGCCATGGTGACCCAGTGGTTGCGCGCGGCGAAGCAGGATCGCTCACGCCGCCGTGCCTGCCTCACCTATGCGACCGCCATTTCGGTGGCGCAGATTGGCTGGCTGGTGCAGGTCTTTCTGGATTTCCCGGTGGGAGTGTCCGTGATCTTTGCGGTGATTCTCGCGGTCATTGAGATGCTCGGACCCTATATCGCTGAACGCAGGGATGGAGGCACGCCCTGGCATGCGCATCACATTGCTGAGCGGTACAGTTGTTTCGCCATCATTGCGCTGGGCGAAGGTGTGGTGGGTAGCGTGGCCACCTTATCCGCGGTGGTGGAGGAGAATGGGTGGACGATGGACACGGCCCTGGTCGGCATCGCCGGTACTGGCCTGACTTTTGGCATGTGGTGGGTGTATTACATGCTGCCCTCCGCCGAGATTCTGCACACGCACCGGAATCGCTCTTTTGTGTGGGGCTACGGCCTGATCTTGGTCATCGCCTCCATCGTGGCGACCGGTGCCGGATTGCATGCGGCGGCCTACTTCATTGAGCACAAGGCGCACATCGGTCCGGTGGCGACCGTCTTTACGGTGGCCATTCCGGTGGCGCTGTTTCTCGGGGGCATCTATGCCCTCTACTTCTACCTGGTGCGGCGCATTGAGCCCTTGCACGTGTGGTTGCTGACCGGGACGCTGGCAGTGATTGGCATTGCGGTGGTGGCCGCGAGTCTTGGCGTGGGAATGGCAACGTGCCTGGTGATCGTGATGCTGGCTCCGGTGGTGACGGTAGTCGGCTACGAGGTGCAGGGGCATCGCTATCAAGCCGAGGCCCTCGCGAAGCAGACGGGGTCAGCGGGGCATTAG
- the secA gene encoding preprotein translocase subunit SecA, giving the protein MFEWILKKILGTKNQRAVKKLWPVVHEINKHEEALKGRPEEYLRERTAAWQDRFRAFHEPNFLAGVWLRIADDEQVDACLREVAGKFAALKEHFPSLDQALVEERSWSGESLEKKKARIEQARDAYTEIAPRFAQIEQDILAEILPEAYAVVKNGARRLAGREITVSDQPLTWQMTHFDVQLIGGTALHRGMIAEMATGEGKTLVGTLPVYLNALTGRGVHVITVNDYLARRDSEWMGTLYKFLGLTVGCIQNDQSPDLRRDQYQADITYGTNSEFGFDYLRDNGMARSKDHQVQRGHYFAIIDEVDSVLIDEARTPLIISGPVATASSHQYDRFKPLVEQLVRRQNALCTRLATEANEHFEKGETEQGGRKLFQVRLGQPKNRALLRSMEDPDKRRALQKSELSFYQDTQKTELFALKEELYYTIEEKTHDADLSEMGRSFLNPDDPDAFVLPDLASAYVDIDNDTSLVESQKVQKRSDMQAKLDVAGQRIHNISQLLRAYCLYEKDKEYVVHDNKVIIVDENTGREMPGRRWSDGLHQAVEAKEGVHIDQETQTLATITIQNYFRLYQKLGGMTGTAETDAAEFHDIYGLDVLSIPTNRPILRKDTNDAIFKTRREKFNSVLKLIQERHAAGQPLLIGTASVETSETVSRLLKLQKIPHAVLNAKYHRQEAEIVARAGQKGAVTVSTNMAGRGTDIKLGEGVAELGGLFVLGTERHESRRVDRQLRGRCARQGDPGQSKFFISFEDDLMRNFGAAERMTKIMERFGMEEGQELEHPWLNKSVETAQKRVEQRNYLSRKRVLEYDDVMNNQRDVVYTYRNEVLTSPDPRLLLDEVVEKAVPAKVEEFVPKEKSGDEPPAYEALLNWANNTFPLGITEKEAAFEKKDFDGICQFLIERIKRAYDLKTTGVLPQLLQESERVILLEAIDELWQEHLYAMDGLREGVHLRSYGQKDPLVEFKAEAYVMFEELMGNIQNRALSNLFRSHERLQMFMEHLRQSMMRAKQEGPDTQPVQSPRPQQAAQSGDDDGGEPVEQGPRITIPLKREVPKVGRNDPCPCGSGKKYKSCCGRAA; this is encoded by the coding sequence ATGTTTGAATGGATTCTAAAGAAAATTCTCGGCACGAAGAACCAGCGAGCCGTCAAAAAGCTCTGGCCGGTCGTCCACGAGATTAACAAGCACGAAGAAGCACTCAAAGGCCGTCCCGAAGAGTACCTCCGTGAGCGCACCGCCGCCTGGCAGGACCGCTTCCGCGCCTTTCATGAGCCGAACTTCCTCGCCGGTGTCTGGCTCCGCATCGCGGATGACGAGCAGGTCGATGCCTGCCTCCGCGAGGTAGCCGGCAAGTTCGCCGCGCTGAAGGAACACTTCCCGAGCCTGGACCAGGCCCTCGTGGAAGAGCGCTCCTGGTCCGGTGAGTCGCTTGAGAAGAAGAAAGCCCGCATTGAGCAGGCTCGCGATGCCTACACGGAAATCGCCCCCCGCTTCGCCCAGATCGAGCAGGACATCCTTGCCGAAATTCTCCCCGAAGCCTACGCCGTGGTGAAGAACGGTGCCCGCCGTCTCGCCGGTCGCGAGATCACTGTGAGCGACCAGCCCCTGACCTGGCAGATGACGCACTTCGACGTGCAGCTCATCGGCGGCACTGCCCTGCACCGTGGCATGATCGCGGAAATGGCCACCGGTGAAGGTAAGACCCTTGTGGGTACCCTCCCCGTGTACCTGAACGCCCTCACCGGTCGTGGCGTGCACGTCATTACGGTGAACGACTACCTCGCCCGACGTGACTCGGAGTGGATGGGCACACTGTACAAATTCCTCGGCCTCACCGTGGGTTGTATCCAGAATGACCAGTCGCCCGATCTGCGTCGTGACCAGTACCAGGCGGATATCACCTACGGAACGAACAGTGAATTCGGCTTCGACTACCTGCGCGACAACGGCATGGCCCGCAGCAAGGACCACCAGGTGCAGCGCGGCCACTACTTCGCCATCATCGACGAAGTGGACTCCGTGCTCATCGACGAAGCGCGCACGCCGCTCATCATCAGTGGCCCCGTAGCCACGGCCAGCTCGCACCAGTATGACCGCTTCAAGCCGCTCGTGGAGCAGCTCGTGCGCCGCCAGAATGCGTTGTGCACCCGCCTCGCAACCGAGGCCAATGAACACTTCGAGAAAGGCGAAACGGAACAGGGCGGTCGCAAGCTCTTCCAGGTGCGTCTTGGCCAGCCGAAGAACCGCGCCCTCCTGCGCTCCATGGAGGACCCGGACAAGCGCCGCGCCCTGCAGAAGAGCGAGCTGAGCTTCTACCAGGACACTCAGAAGACCGAACTCTTCGCGCTGAAGGAAGAACTCTACTACACAATCGAAGAGAAGACCCACGATGCTGACCTCAGCGAAATGGGCCGTTCCTTCCTCAATCCTGATGACCCGGACGCCTTCGTGCTTCCCGACCTCGCGAGCGCCTATGTCGACATCGACAATGACACCTCCCTGGTGGAATCCCAGAAGGTGCAGAAGCGCTCCGACATGCAGGCCAAGCTCGACGTGGCCGGCCAGCGCATCCACAACATCAGCCAGCTCCTGCGCGCGTACTGCCTCTACGAAAAGGACAAGGAATACGTGGTGCACGACAACAAGGTCATCATCGTGGATGAAAACACGGGCCGTGAGATGCCCGGTCGCCGCTGGAGCGATGGCCTGCACCAGGCCGTGGAAGCCAAGGAAGGCGTGCACATCGACCAGGAAACACAGACCCTGGCGACCATCACGATTCAGAACTACTTCCGCCTCTATCAAAAGCTGGGCGGCATGACCGGTACCGCCGAGACGGACGCCGCCGAGTTCCATGACATCTATGGCCTCGATGTGCTGAGCATCCCGACGAACCGCCCCATCCTGCGCAAGGACACGAACGACGCCATCTTCAAAACGCGCCGTGAGAAGTTCAACTCGGTGCTGAAGCTCATCCAGGAGCGTCACGCCGCGGGCCAGCCGCTGCTCATCGGTACCGCGAGCGTGGAAACGTCCGAGACGGTTTCGCGACTGCTGAAGCTGCAGAAGATTCCCCACGCCGTGCTGAACGCGAAGTACCACCGCCAGGAGGCGGAGATCGTCGCGCGCGCCGGACAGAAGGGCGCCGTGACCGTGTCCACCAACATGGCCGGTCGTGGTACGGACATCAAGCTGGGTGAAGGCGTCGCCGAACTGGGTGGTCTCTTCGTGCTGGGCACGGAGCGCCATGAGAGCCGCCGCGTGGACCGCCAGTTGCGTGGTCGTTGCGCGCGTCAGGGTGACCCGGGCCAGAGCAAGTTCTTCATCAGCTTCGAAGACGACCTCATGCGCAACTTCGGCGCCGCCGAGCGCATGACGAAGATCATGGAGCGCTTCGGCATGGAGGAAGGCCAGGAACTCGAACACCCCTGGCTGAACAAGTCCGTGGAAACCGCGCAGAAGCGCGTGGAACAGCGGAACTACCTCTCCCGTAAACGCGTGCTGGAGTATGACGACGTGATGAACAACCAGCGCGATGTGGTCTACACCTATCGCAACGAAGTTCTCACCAGCCCGGATCCCCGTTTGCTCCTCGATGAAGTCGTGGAAAAGGCCGTCCCCGCGAAGGTCGAGGAATTCGTGCCCAAGGAAAAGAGCGGTGACGAACCCCCTGCTTACGAAGCGCTGCTGAACTGGGCGAACAACACCTTCCCCCTCGGCATCACCGAGAAGGAGGCTGCGTTTGAGAAGAAGGACTTCGATGGCATCTGCCAGTTCCTCATTGAGCGCATCAAGCGCGCCTATGATCTGAAAACCACCGGCGTGCTGCCGCAGCTCCTCCAGGAGAGCGAGCGCGTCATCCTGCTCGAGGCCATTGATGAACTCTGGCAGGAGCATCTCTATGCCATGGACGGCCTGCGCGAAGGCGTGCACCTCCGCTCCTACGGCCAGAAGGATCCGCTCGTGGAGTTCAAGGCGGAAGCGTACGTGATGTTCGAAGAACTCATGGGCAACATCCAGAACCGTGCCCTGAGCAATCTCTTCCGCAGCCACGAACGCCTGCAGATGTTCATGGAGCACCTGCGCCAGAGCATGATGCGAGCGAAGCAGGAAGGTCCGGATACCCAGCCCGTGCAGAGCCCCCGTCCCCAACAAGCCGCCCAATCGGGCGACGACGACGGTGGAGAGCCCGTGGAGCAGGGTCCGCGCATCACCATTCCGCTCAAGCGTGAAGTTCCCAAGGTGGGCCGCAATGACCCCTGCCCGTGTGGTAGCGGCAAAAAGTACAAGTCCTGCTGCGGACGCGCTGCGTGA
- the rplS gene encoding 50S ribosomal protein L19: protein MNPIISKIQDEQKKSNIPDFGPGDTVKVHTRVVEGDKERVQVFAGIVLARRNGNNLNAAFTVRKISYGEGVERVFPLHTPRISKIEIVKRGKVRRAKLHYLRKRQGKEATLVKLLDDRQDDQA, encoded by the coding sequence ATGAACCCTATCATCAGCAAAATCCAGGACGAGCAGAAGAAGTCGAACATCCCTGACTTCGGCCCTGGCGACACCGTCAAGGTTCACACCCGCGTGGTGGAAGGTGACAAGGAGCGCGTGCAGGTCTTTGCAGGCATCGTGCTGGCCCGCCGCAACGGCAACAACCTGAATGCCGCTTTCACCGTTCGCAAGATCTCCTACGGCGAAGGCGTGGAGCGCGTGTTCCCCCTGCACACCCCCCGTATCTCCAAGATCGAAATCGTGAAGCGCGGCAAGGTCCGTCGTGCGAAGCTCCACTACCTGCGCAAGCGCCAGGGCAAGGAAGCTACGCTCGTGAAGCTTCTCGACGACCGTCAGGACGACCAGGCCTAA
- a CDS encoding exosortase/archaeosortase family protein gives MTFRQLALPAFLVANVPVIDWYIRRTTDGSDEPLGLLALAAALCFIWRERRDLALRPWVLFAGACTLVLAQLALLHRAPLMLGALSVFFIACGVHNRRSASGIVLLLLLSLPLLAALDFYAGYPLRLVTAEISTRTLQFIGLDVIRSGVMLEHHNALVGVDPPCAGVRMLWTGLFVAAFFSARQRATLWHTVSLAAVALIGVVLANAFRATILFFPESGHVSWPHWTHNAVGLASHACLLVMLLQCDGWLARKFPRTRQSTEMPHDRPALGHSLLRHQFIGGVAAVIALIAGFSIAHVSGAFSTPSSQRSERVSGPYTSTFTDWPATFDGVPLRRLPLSAREEQFAYSFPGAIARFQCGDAEIIMRHVTQATRRLHSSADCLRAMGWQISHQPVFRDADDRTWGSFLALRSGTRYLVTERITPSAFTNGDAFTDVSAWYWNALWEPDSGPWMAVTVMRVADAPTSPH, from the coding sequence ATGACCTTCCGGCAACTCGCGCTCCCCGCTTTCCTCGTGGCGAATGTACCGGTGATTGACTGGTACATTCGCCGCACCACAGATGGCTCGGATGAACCGCTCGGCCTTCTCGCACTCGCGGCAGCGCTGTGCTTCATCTGGAGAGAGCGCCGCGACCTGGCACTGAGGCCATGGGTGTTGTTCGCCGGAGCATGCACGCTCGTTCTCGCCCAGCTCGCACTCCTTCACCGGGCGCCGCTGATGCTTGGTGCACTGTCGGTGTTTTTCATCGCCTGCGGAGTACACAACCGTCGCAGTGCGAGCGGGATTGTCCTGCTGCTTCTGCTTTCCCTGCCGCTGCTCGCCGCTTTGGATTTCTATGCCGGCTATCCACTGCGATTGGTCACCGCAGAAATCAGCACACGCACTCTGCAATTCATCGGCCTCGATGTCATACGTTCCGGCGTGATGCTGGAGCACCACAATGCCCTCGTTGGCGTGGATCCTCCCTGCGCCGGAGTACGCATGCTGTGGACGGGACTCTTCGTGGCAGCCTTCTTCTCCGCTCGTCAGCGGGCCACCCTGTGGCACACTGTGTCTCTCGCTGCTGTGGCCCTCATCGGTGTCGTGCTGGCGAATGCCTTCCGGGCCACGATTCTCTTTTTCCCCGAGTCCGGGCATGTCAGCTGGCCGCACTGGACCCACAACGCCGTCGGCCTCGCTTCTCACGCCTGCCTGCTTGTGATGTTGCTACAGTGCGATGGCTGGCTGGCACGCAAGTTCCCTCGCACTCGGCAGAGCACAGAGATGCCTCACGATCGCCCTGCCCTCGGTCATTCGCTGCTCCGTCACCAGTTCATCGGAGGTGTTGCCGCGGTCATCGCGTTAATAGCGGGCTTTAGTATCGCGCATGTCAGCGGTGCCTTCTCCACTCCGTCATCCCAGCGATCAGAGCGCGTCTCCGGTCCATACACCTCCACCTTCACCGATTGGCCCGCTACTTTTGATGGCGTACCTCTGCGACGTCTGCCGCTTTCCGCGCGGGAGGAGCAATTCGCGTACTCCTTCCCCGGCGCCATTGCCCGCTTCCAGTGTGGTGATGCGGAGATCATCATGCGCCACGTCACGCAAGCAACGCGTCGTCTGCATTCCAGCGCCGATTGCCTGCGTGCCATGGGCTGGCAGATATCGCACCAACCCGTATTCCGAGACGCGGACGATCGTACCTGGGGCAGCTTCCTCGCCCTCCGTTCCGGCACTCGTTATCTTGTCACCGAACGCATCACACCATCCGCATTCACCAACGGCGATGCTTTTACCGATGTCTCTGCATGGTACTGGAATGCTCTGTGGGAGCCCGACTCCGGACCCTGGATGGCGGTGACAGTGATGCGTGTCGCTGATGCACCTACGTCTCCGCACTGA
- the prmC gene encoding peptide chain release factor N(5)-glutamine methyltransferase has protein sequence MKPLLETLQSGTEYLAKRGVEEARLNMEHLLAHVLGCRRLDLYLRFDQQLNESELQPLRELTKRRGEGEPLQHLLGTVEFHGSEFVCDHRALIPRPETEHFVHLLTEHHHSKDHPASVLDVGTGSGCIGLSLAKAWPGAAVTLVDLSEDALELARLNVERAGLSAHAVKLVRSDLFEKLSGATFDLIVANLPYIPAGELAELSREVRRDPTLALDGGPSGLDIIFRLLAEAPQHLSPGGLIALELHHDQALRVSERLQSLGFTDIQTHRDLPGIDRFVFARHPGTPPAAIEES, from the coding sequence ATGAAGCCCCTCCTCGAAACGCTGCAATCCGGCACTGAGTACCTTGCCAAGCGCGGCGTGGAGGAGGCCCGGCTGAACATGGAACATCTGCTGGCACACGTCCTCGGGTGCCGGCGGCTGGATCTGTACCTGCGCTTCGATCAACAGCTGAACGAGTCTGAGCTGCAGCCGCTTCGTGAACTCACGAAGCGGCGCGGCGAGGGCGAGCCGCTCCAGCACCTGCTGGGCACCGTGGAGTTTCACGGCAGCGAGTTCGTGTGCGACCACCGGGCTCTCATCCCCCGCCCCGAGACAGAGCACTTCGTGCATCTGCTCACGGAGCATCATCATTCCAAGGACCACCCCGCAAGTGTGCTGGATGTGGGCACCGGCAGTGGCTGCATCGGCCTCTCACTGGCGAAGGCGTGGCCGGGTGCCGCGGTGACGCTGGTGGACCTCTCAGAGGACGCCCTTGAACTCGCCCGGCTGAATGTCGAGCGTGCCGGTCTCTCCGCCCATGCCGTGAAGCTGGTGCGCAGTGACCTCTTTGAAAAACTCTCCGGCGCCACCTTCGACCTCATCGTGGCGAACCTTCCCTACATTCCCGCGGGTGAGCTGGCAGAGCTGAGCCGCGAGGTGCGCCGCGACCCCACACTGGCCCTGGATGGCGGTCCCTCCGGGCTGGACATCATCTTCCGCCTCCTCGCCGAGGCACCCCAGCACCTGAGCCCCGGCGGTCTGATCGCCCTCGAGCTGCACCACGACCAGGCACTTCGTGTGAGCGAGCGCTTGCAAAGTCTCGGTTTCACGGACATTCAGACACACCGCGACCTTCCCGGCATCGATCGTTTTGTTTTTGCCCGGCATCCCGGCACGCCTCCCGCAGCGATAGAAGAATCCTGA
- a CDS encoding VIT and VWA domain-containing protein gives MQPRSLPPPLAGTRTRFLTTLTLTVLCLVRVAMAVPQPHPYGDGPPEKTLSPFFKVVGGDPNVEAFPLKSTDVKASIAGVIADVQVEQVYTNTGKQPIEATYIFPASTRAAVHGVEMHIGGRVIKSKVQEKQQAKATYEKAKSENKTASLLEEHRPNVFQMSVANIQPGDEVRVILHYSEKLPATNHVHEFVFPTVVGPRYSNQGTQTEKWVQNPYLSEGTPNPTTFAMQVNVRAGMPLQSLASPSHDTAEVKFTGKDQATVNLATGKDTGNRDFVLRYQLAGQQVASGLLLHKGEKENFFLLNMQPPTRVQPAEVPPRDYLFVVDVSGSMGGFPMDTSKELMRGLLKGLRPQDTFNVLLFAAGSDVMASTSQPANKTNVDRAIKFVDRQSGGGGTELLAALKRALALPQAEGVSRSIIVLTDGYVDIEKETFRLVRRELGKANVFTFGIGTSVNRWLIEGLAHAGMGEPYVVLNKEEAPEAAKRFQEYVSTPLLTDIQVRYEGFDAQQSQPETVPDIFANRAIELIGKWQGEPKGRIIVKGKSGGAPYEATFDVATEAAKGLDNPALRPLWAREKVRTLADEGAIASNQRGGGTDDEAAKEIANLGVTYELLTEYTSFVGVDETPRAVLASADAQTVQQPLPLPQGVGNGAVGGGGGQPVVIAANGGTVTGAVPEPATTLLLFLALAAVLFHRHRELSGKPRIV, from the coding sequence ATGCAACCTCGAAGCCTGCCCCCACCCCTTGCCGGTACACGCACCCGCTTTCTTACCACCCTCACGCTGACCGTCCTCTGCCTGGTCCGTGTCGCCATGGCGGTACCCCAGCCGCACCCCTACGGGGACGGCCCACCGGAAAAGACGCTCTCCCCTTTCTTTAAAGTGGTGGGCGGCGACCCGAATGTGGAGGCCTTCCCGCTCAAGTCCACGGACGTGAAGGCGAGCATCGCCGGCGTCATCGCGGATGTGCAGGTGGAACAAGTCTACACCAATACCGGCAAGCAGCCCATCGAGGCCACCTACATCTTCCCCGCCTCCACCCGCGCCGCCGTGCATGGCGTGGAGATGCACATCGGCGGACGCGTCATCAAGTCCAAGGTGCAGGAGAAGCAACAGGCCAAGGCCACCTACGAAAAGGCGAAGAGCGAAAACAAGACCGCGTCCCTGCTGGAAGAGCACCGGCCCAATGTCTTCCAGATGAGTGTGGCGAACATCCAGCCCGGTGACGAGGTCCGCGTTATTCTGCACTACAGCGAGAAGCTGCCTGCCACAAATCATGTGCATGAGTTCGTCTTCCCCACGGTGGTGGGACCGCGCTACTCCAATCAAGGCACGCAGACGGAGAAGTGGGTGCAGAATCCCTATCTCAGCGAGGGCACGCCAAATCCGACCACCTTCGCCATGCAGGTGAACGTGCGCGCAGGCATGCCGCTGCAATCACTCGCCTCGCCGAGCCATGACACCGCCGAGGTGAAATTCACCGGCAAGGACCAGGCCACCGTCAACCTCGCCACCGGCAAGGACACCGGCAATCGTGACTTCGTCCTGCGCTACCAACTCGCAGGCCAGCAGGTCGCCAGCGGTCTGCTCCTGCACAAGGGTGAAAAGGAAAACTTCTTCCTGCTGAACATGCAGCCTCCCACCCGCGTGCAACCCGCCGAGGTGCCGCCTCGTGACTATCTCTTCGTGGTGGATGTGAGTGGCAGCATGGGCGGCTTCCCCATGGACACATCCAAGGAATTGATGCGCGGCCTGCTGAAAGGTCTGCGCCCACAGGACACCTTCAACGTGCTTCTCTTCGCCGCCGGCAGTGACGTGATGGCCTCGACTTCGCAGCCAGCCAACAAGACCAATGTGGACCGGGCCATCAAGTTCGTGGACCGGCAAAGCGGTGGTGGCGGCACCGAACTGCTCGCAGCGCTCAAACGTGCCCTCGCACTCCCACAGGCGGAGGGTGTATCACGAAGCATCATCGTCCTGACGGATGGTTACGTGGACATTGAGAAGGAGACCTTCCGCCTCGTACGCCGCGAACTGGGCAAGGCGAATGTCTTCACGTTCGGCATCGGCACCTCAGTGAATCGCTGGCTGATTGAAGGGCTGGCTCATGCCGGCATGGGAGAACCCTATGTCGTGCTGAACAAGGAAGAAGCTCCCGAGGCCGCAAAACGTTTCCAGGAATACGTGAGCACGCCCCTGCTCACGGACATCCAGGTGCGCTACGAGGGATTCGATGCCCAGCAGTCACAGCCCGAGACCGTCCCCGATATCTTTGCGAACCGCGCCATCGAACTTATCGGCAAGTGGCAGGGTGAGCCGAAGGGACGCATCATCGTCAAAGGCAAATCGGGCGGTGCCCCTTATGAAGCCACCTTCGATGTGGCCACCGAAGCCGCCAAAGGGTTGGACAATCCAGCCCTACGTCCGCTCTGGGCTCGTGAGAAAGTGCGTACGCTTGCTGATGAGGGCGCCATCGCCAGCAACCAGCGGGGCGGCGGCACCGACGACGAAGCTGCAAAGGAAATCGCCAATCTTGGCGTGACCTATGAACTCCTCACCGAGTACACCTCCTTCGTCGGTGTGGACGAAACACCCCGAGCCGTGCTGGCCAGTGCGGACGCCCAAACGGTGCAGCAACCCCTGCCACTTCCCCAAGGCGTGGGCAACGGCGCCGTGGGTGGCGGAGGTGGCCAGCCGGTGGTGATCGCTGCGAACGGTGGCACGGTGACTGGCGCCGTGCCTGAGCCTGCCACCACGCTGCTGCTGTTCCTTGCTCTCGCTGCGGTGCTCTTCCACCGCCATCGTGAGCTCAGCGGAAAACCACGGATTGTCTGA
- a CDS encoding FAD-dependent protein, with protein MLQVSQLRLPVDHSDKDLRRALSKILGIKPDFIRRVKVKQRAVDARKRDEVLFCYTLLVEVDREQGVLKRAGKPGRVELVPDETYRELPEPPAPEPEKAASSEGTPAAPAAPVIHKKPRVVVVGTGPCGLLCGLLLARQGFKPILLERGKAAGPRARDVTGFWRRGLDFNSDSNVQFGEGGAGTFSDGKLYTQIRDREHRIPWILRELVKAGAPEDILVKSRPHIGTDRLIKVVRTIREEIIALGGEVRFETRVKDVVLEKGVMRAVVTAAGETIEADKFVFAIGHSSRDTFEALHAKGVPFEAKPFSVGVRIEHPQGLVDRSQFGQWAGAPKLGAAAYKFAVHAATGRTAYSFCMCPGGLVVAATSEPDMVVTNGMSSYARAESNANAGFMVDVKPEDFPANDPLGGIKFQRALERKAFAMGGSNYRAPAQLLEDFIKGKASTGQGKVKPSYEPGVTWGNLHDLLPDYVCETLIQSVPLIEKGLRGFSLPDAVLTGAETRSSSPVRIPRDPETCECVSVKNFLPAGEGAGYAGGIISAAVDGMRVAEILIHQAV; from the coding sequence ATGCTTCAAGTCAGCCAGCTTCGCCTTCCCGTGGATCATTCCGACAAGGATCTGCGCCGGGCACTCTCCAAAATCCTGGGCATCAAGCCCGACTTCATCCGTCGCGTCAAAGTGAAGCAGCGTGCGGTGGATGCACGGAAGCGTGATGAGGTGCTCTTCTGCTACACCCTGCTGGTCGAGGTGGACCGCGAGCAAGGCGTGCTGAAGCGTGCAGGCAAGCCGGGTCGCGTGGAGCTCGTGCCGGATGAGACGTATCGCGAACTGCCGGAGCCGCCTGCACCGGAGCCGGAGAAGGCTGCGAGTAGTGAGGGCACCCCTGCAGCTCCTGCGGCGCCTGTCATTCACAAGAAGCCGCGTGTGGTGGTGGTGGGCACGGGGCCGTGTGGCCTGCTGTGCGGTCTGCTGCTGGCGCGACAGGGATTCAAGCCCATCCTTCTGGAACGTGGCAAGGCCGCCGGTCCGCGAGCGCGTGACGTCACCGGCTTCTGGCGCCGTGGTCTGGACTTCAATTCCGACTCGAATGTGCAGTTCGGCGAAGGCGGCGCGGGCACGTTCTCAGATGGAAAGCTGTACACGCAGATCCGCGACCGTGAGCATCGCATCCCGTGGATTCTGCGCGAGTTGGTGAAGGCCGGAGCGCCGGAGGACATCCTGGTGAAGAGCCGTCCGCACATCGGCACGGACCGCCTTATTAAGGTAGTGCGCACCATTCGTGAGGAAATCATCGCGCTCGGTGGCGAAGTGCGGTTCGAGACGCGGGTGAAGGACGTGGTCCTTGAGAAAGGCGTCATGCGTGCCGTGGTGACGGCGGCAGGTGAGACCATCGAAGCAGACAAGTTTGTCTTCGCTATTGGTCACAGCTCGCGAGATACGTTTGAGGCGCTGCATGCGAAGGGGGTTCCTTTTGAGGCCAAGCCATTCTCCGTGGGCGTGCGCATCGAGCACCCGCAGGGGTTGGTGGACCGTTCGCAGTTTGGCCAGTGGGCAGGCGCCCCGAAGCTGGGCGCGGCGGCGTACAAGTTTGCCGTGCATGCCGCGACGGGGCGTACGGCCTACAGCTTCTGCATGTGCCCAGGTGGTCTGGTCGTCGCAGCCACGAGTGAGCCGGACATGGTGGTGACGAATGGCATGAGCAGCTACGCTCGCGCCGAGTCGAATGCGAACGCGGGCTTCATGGTGGATGTGAAGCCGGAGGACTTTCCCGCGAATGACCCGCTGGGTGGCATCAAGTTCCAGCGAGCGCTGGAGAGGAAGGCCTTTGCCATGGGTGGGTCAAACTACCGTGCGCCCGCCCAGCTCCTGGAGGATTTCATCAAAGGCAAGGCGAGCACAGGGCAGGGGAAAGTGAAGCCCTCCTACGAGCCGGGCGTTACTTGGGGAAATCTCCACGACCTGCTGCCGGACTACGTGTGCGAGACCTTGATCCAATCCGTGCCGCTCATTGAAAAAGGCCTGCGCGGATTCTCGCTTCCCGATGCTGTGCTCACGGGTGCCGAGACGCGGAGTTCCTCACCCGTGCGCATCCCACGTGACCCGGAGACCTGCGAATGTGTGAGCGTGAAAAACTTCCTGCCGGCAGGCGAAGGCGCGGGCTATGCGGGAGGCATCATCTCTGCCGCGGTGGATGGCATGCGGGTGGCCGAGATCCTGATTCACCAGGCGGTGTGA